The proteins below come from a single Cannabis sativa cultivar Pink pepper isolate KNU-18-1 chromosome 3, ASM2916894v1, whole genome shotgun sequence genomic window:
- the LOC115702274 gene encoding uncharacterized protein LOC115702274, protein MKSVRAEGMKALFLKLMRLKHKLKKFNKKAIGDIGKGYQAAKTQYLEARMEAQMHMHDLNFQLREKEAAAYFHDQEHMYHSFLKQQSKVNWLCKGDENNDFFHAFLKKRRMENNIVSYTNDHGDIIEKFPEVEIRKAFFSIPDSKAPGPDGYGAGFFKKMWADLGTDFIKAIENFFNNWVMPKELHATMITLIPKIENPTKAVDYRPIACCSTNQGALVQGRLIAHNIMILQDILKNYNRKNVSPRCTIKVDISKAYDTVNWDFLEDLLNAYNLLARFIKWIMTCVRATYYSILMNGRVQGNFKGKKGLRQGDPLSPLLFVLIMEFLTRKLQMAAKKSDYRFHPMWEYAISPGYKEVSGGVQRYLGACYKYRKSATNSFSSSWASELLDEYSIWSYDLKTDTSWYWKKICHVRDKFSRSDIVNAGANGKFKTILLYNSKLPQKEQATHDPYGYLSCCDIECVD, encoded by the exons ATGAAGTCAGTTAGAGCTGAGGGGATGAAAGCTTTATTTCTGAAGTTAATGAGATTAAAGCACAAACTAAAGAAATTCAACAAAAAGGCAATAGGAGACATAGGGAAAGGCTACCAGGCGGCTAAAACTCAATACTTGGAAGCAAGAATGGAAGCTCAAATGCATATGCATGATCTCAATTTTCAATTAAGGGAGAAAGAGGCGGCAGCTTATTTTCATGATCAAGAACACATGTATCATAGCTTCTTGAAACAACAAAGCAAAGTGAACTGGCTTTGTAAAGGAGATGAGAATAATGATTTTTTCCATGcctttttgaaaaaaagaagGATGGAGAACAATATAGTTTCTTATACCAATGACCATGGAGACATCATTGAGAAGTTTCCTGAAGTG GAGATAAGGAAAGCTTTCTTCAGTATACCTGATTCAAAAGCCCCGGGACCTGATGGGTATGGAGCTGGTTTTTTCAAGAAGATGTGGGCGGATTTGGGAACTGATTTCATCAAAGCTATTGAAAACTTTTTCAACAATTGGGTCATGCCAAAGGAGCTTCATGCAACAATGATTACCCTCATTCCTAAGATCGAGAACCCAACTAAAGCAGTGGATTATAGGCCGATTGCTTGTTGCTCTACG AATCAAGGAGCTTTAGTTCAGGGGAGATTGATTGCTCACAATATCATGATTCttcaagatatcttaaaaaattacaACAGGAAGAACGTGTCTCCTAGATGTACCATCAAAGTTGACATCAGCAAAGCGTATGATACGGTAAATTGGGATTTTCTGGAGGATCTTCTTAATGCCTATAATTTGCTAGCTAGATTCATCAAATGGATAATGACTTGTGTGAGAGCCACATATTACTCAATTCTTATGAATGGAAGAGTTCAAGGCAACTTCAAAGGGAAGAAAGGTTTGAGACAAGGGGATCCCCTTTCTCCCCTTCTGTTTGTTCTGATAATGGAATTTTTAACAAGGAAGTTACAAATGGCAGCCAAGAAGTCAGACTATAGATTCCACCCCATGT GGGAATATGCAATCAGTCCAGGTTATAAAGAAGTGTCTGGAGGAGTTCAAAGATATCTTGGGGCTTGCTATAAATACAG GAAGAGCGCAACTAATTCATTCAGTTCTTCTTGGGCTTCGGAATTACTGGATGAGTATTCCATTTGGTCCTATGATCTCAAGACGGATACGAGTTGGTACTGGAAGAAAATTTGTCATGTTCGGGATAAATTTTCAAGATCAGATATTGTGAATGCAGGTGCTAATGGGAAGTTCAAAACTATTCTGCTTTATAATAGCAAATTGCCACAG AAGGAACAAGCTACACATGATCCATATGGTTATCTTAGCTGCTGTGATATAGAATGTGTGGATTAA